One Nicotiana tomentosiformis chromosome 4, ASM39032v3, whole genome shotgun sequence genomic window carries:
- the LOC104121318 gene encoding dolichol-phosphate mannosyltransferase subunit 1 isoform X3, producing the protein MEEQKKNKYSIIIPTYNERLNIALVIYLVFKHLSDVDFEIIVVDDGSPDGTQDIVKQLQKVYGEDHILLRPRPRKLGLGTAYIHGLKHASGNFVVIMDADLSHHPKYLPRFIKKQMETGANIVTGTRYVTGGGVHGWNLMRKLTSRGANVLAQTLLWPGVSDLTGSFRLYQKSALEDIISCCVSKGYVFQMEMIVRASRKGYRIEEVSELRLLGFRSVSVVDLSDIEVEV; encoded by the exons ATGGAGGAGCAGAAGAAGAACAAGTACAGTATAATTATACCCACCTACAACGAACGCCTAAACATTGCTCTCGTCATTTACCTCGTCTTTAAACATCTCTC GGATGTTGATTTCGAAATAATAGTAGTGGATGATGGAAGTCCAGATGGCACACAGGATATTGTCAAACAATTGCAGAAAGTATATGGAGAAGATCATATT TTATTGAGACCTCGACCTAGGAAACTTGGTTTAG GTACTGCATATATTCATGGTTTGAAGCATGCCTCAGGCAATTTTGTTGTCATTATGGATGCGGATCTTTCTCACCAT CCGAAATACCTGCCAAGATTTATCAA GAAACAAATGGAGACTGGTGCCAATATAGTTACTGGAACTCGATATGTTACTGGTGGTGGTGTCCACGGATGGAACCTTATGCGCAAATTGACAAGTAGGGGAGCAAATGTCCTTGCACAGACACTACTTTGGCCGGGTGTATCAGACTTAACTGGATCCTTCCG GCTGTACCAGAAATCTGCACTAGAAGACATCATAAGCTGTTGTGTTAGTAAAGGATATGTTTTTCAGATGGAGATGATTGTTCGGGCTTCAAGAAAAGGTTACCGCATTGAAGAG GTGTCTGAACTGAGATTGTTGGGATTTAGATCTGTATCTGTTGTTGATCTAAGTGACATAGAAGTTGAAGTTTGA
- the LOC104121318 gene encoding dolichol-phosphate mannosyltransferase subunit 1 isoform X1 gives MEEQKKNKYSIIIPTYNERLNIALVIYLVFKHLSDVDFEIIVVDDGSPDGTQDIVKQLQKVYGEDHILLRPRPRKLGLGTAYIHGLKHASGNFVVIMDADLSHHPKYLPRFIKKQMETGANIVTGTRYVTGGGVHGWNLMRKLTSRGANVLAQTLLWPGVSDLTGSFRLYQKSALEDIISCCVSKGYVFQMEMIVRASRKGYRIEEVPITFVDRVFGSSKLGGSEIVEYLKGLLYLLVTT, from the exons ATGGAGGAGCAGAAGAAGAACAAGTACAGTATAATTATACCCACCTACAACGAACGCCTAAACATTGCTCTCGTCATTTACCTCGTCTTTAAACATCTCTC GGATGTTGATTTCGAAATAATAGTAGTGGATGATGGAAGTCCAGATGGCACACAGGATATTGTCAAACAATTGCAGAAAGTATATGGAGAAGATCATATT TTATTGAGACCTCGACCTAGGAAACTTGGTTTAG GTACTGCATATATTCATGGTTTGAAGCATGCCTCAGGCAATTTTGTTGTCATTATGGATGCGGATCTTTCTCACCAT CCGAAATACCTGCCAAGATTTATCAA GAAACAAATGGAGACTGGTGCCAATATAGTTACTGGAACTCGATATGTTACTGGTGGTGGTGTCCACGGATGGAACCTTATGCGCAAATTGACAAGTAGGGGAGCAAATGTCCTTGCACAGACACTACTTTGGCCGGGTGTATCAGACTTAACTGGATCCTTCCG GCTGTACCAGAAATCTGCACTAGAAGACATCATAAGCTGTTGTGTTAGTAAAGGATATGTTTTTCAGATGGAGATGATTGTTCGGGCTTCAAGAAAAGGTTACCGCATTGAAGAG GTTCCAATTACTTTTGTCGATAGAGTATTTGGAAGTTCCAAGCTGGGAGGATCTGAAATAGTGGAGTACCTGAAGGGCCTTCTGTATCTTCTGGTTACAACTTGA
- the LOC104121318 gene encoding dolichol-phosphate mannosyltransferase subunit 1 isoform X2 — protein sequence MEEQKKNKYSIIIPTYNERLNIALVIYLVFKHLSDVDFEIIVVDDGSPDGTQDIVKQLQKVYGEDHIVSSSLLHPVVARTAYIHGLKHASGNFVVIMDADLSHHPKYLPRFIKKQMETGANIVTGTRYVTGGGVHGWNLMRKLTSRGANVLAQTLLWPGVSDLTGSFRLYQKSALEDIISCCVSKGYVFQMEMIVRASRKGYRIEEVPITFVDRVFGSSKLGGSEIVEYLKGLLYLLVTT from the exons ATGGAGGAGCAGAAGAAGAACAAGTACAGTATAATTATACCCACCTACAACGAACGCCTAAACATTGCTCTCGTCATTTACCTCGTCTTTAAACATCTCTC GGATGTTGATTTCGAAATAATAGTAGTGGATGATGGAAGTCCAGATGGCACACAGGATATTGTCAAACAATTGCAGAAAGTATATGGAGAAGATCATATTGTTAGTAGTTCCTTACTTCACCCAGTTGTTGCAC GTACTGCATATATTCATGGTTTGAAGCATGCCTCAGGCAATTTTGTTGTCATTATGGATGCGGATCTTTCTCACCAT CCGAAATACCTGCCAAGATTTATCAA GAAACAAATGGAGACTGGTGCCAATATAGTTACTGGAACTCGATATGTTACTGGTGGTGGTGTCCACGGATGGAACCTTATGCGCAAATTGACAAGTAGGGGAGCAAATGTCCTTGCACAGACACTACTTTGGCCGGGTGTATCAGACTTAACTGGATCCTTCCG GCTGTACCAGAAATCTGCACTAGAAGACATCATAAGCTGTTGTGTTAGTAAAGGATATGTTTTTCAGATGGAGATGATTGTTCGGGCTTCAAGAAAAGGTTACCGCATTGAAGAG GTTCCAATTACTTTTGTCGATAGAGTATTTGGAAGTTCCAAGCTGGGAGGATCTGAAATAGTGGAGTACCTGAAGGGCCTTCTGTATCTTCTGGTTACAACTTGA
- the LOC104121319 gene encoding uncharacterized protein, which translates to MMMRRSDRKPPLARSPVGVRTRRVLQSTPNAIRTPPGSLTKTQVPKRASSNVEEWELRPEYRTISCELRALAKMVKNEFGNGDVNAIGNSDSMNAKRSPLFERGRFYEEYSARRNERLKRKKGDTGDEKKPAYDLGVRVESSKKRGEPKVYQSARKSVASTPIAERRETPRYFLRSAASKENKKPPLPVSMDKFVGFSERKTTVRRVRKI; encoded by the exons ATGATGATGAGGAGATCAGACCGTAAACCTCCACTTGCTAGATCCCCTGTTGGCGTTCGTACTCGCCGTGTTCTTCAATCCACTCCAAATGCTATTCGAACCCCACCAG GTTCTTTGACAAAAACTCAGGTGCCTAAAAGGGCTAGCAGCAATGTTGAAGAATGGGAACTTCGTCCAGAGTATCGTACCATTTCTTGTGAACTAAGGGCTTTAGCAAAAATGGTGAAGAATGAATTTGGTAATGGGGATGTGAATGCTATTGGAAACTCTGATTCAATGAATGCAAAGAGAAGTCCTTTATTTGAAAGGGGAAGGTTTTACGAAGAGTACTCTGCTAGAAGGAATGAGAGATTGAAGAGGAAGAAAGGCGACACTGGAGATGAGAAGAAACCAGCTTATGATTTGGGAGTTAGAGTTGAATCTTCGAAGAAAAGAGGAGAGCCTAAGGTGTACCAAAGCGCGAGGAAATCAGTTGCTTCTACTCCAATAGCTGAGAGGAGAGAAACTCCAAGGTACTTCTTGAGAAGCGCGGCTAGTAAGGAGAACAAGAAGCCTCCATTGCCCGTGAGCATGGACAAATTTGTTGGATTTTCAGAGAGGAAAACTACAGTCAGAAGAGTTAGGAAAATTTGA